The proteins below come from a single Sorghum bicolor cultivar BTx623 chromosome 4, Sorghum_bicolor_NCBIv3, whole genome shotgun sequence genomic window:
- the LOC110434311 gene encoding glutamic acid-rich protein-like isoform X2: MEAATAMDFHSLSRRELQALCKRNGVRANMTNSAMADALQGLDSVDGIDEIGTTLCLPTPGRSAMKSAAKMVAVEEQQHGSPLPRGRRVSVKSPEAIRMEVEGGEDEVKEIVKTPGVALRSTRRGTRATPAPLPTPVAACSTRATARRTAARKTGEVVPTPATRRSQRTASRKAAEAVEADRPADDVPEEKISKMTIALDQEAEVVAAASKEEKVHNDEPKVSAAVLVKSCNDPKVEEVVVVMEEQSAKPHEGIVKELEPISVETSALLTVMDDSPILGVVEKEQGASVEDCEDLAESPAREIIPVTEDKDLAESPAREMTDEIIPVTEDKEVAISEEVVTEDNGVAISVEATEYKEVAIIEEVAINEEAVKEDGFANTVETDSTPEEILTAAGEDETIEEGEEDKTIEEGEVILTEGKESAAEEMLQAGETSEEDEEEYLTELKQGAADEVLQAELADSETSEEDEDDLSEEREGAAAKMLQGEMTEDEISEEDGLDEDEEWSSDDDENTEEIGSTDESDEDTDESSEVQMLQGTGITEEANEDASTEDDDFSGDLPPEFDNIMIFSDAETESDIAPPVLEENQAAVASATKTAKSLDDSAMSSEQEGPEVDNIVKSLDEFTFKEGESEEMQKEQPQDYNSMSLRKLKSTYKKCLIAQKQEGKQEEVTEGKRLPLEEVDENACINH; this comes from the exons ATGGAGGCGGCGACGGCCATGGATTTCCACTCGCTCTCGCGCCGTGAGCTCCAGGCGCTGTGCAAGCGCAACGGCGTCCGCGCCAACATGACCAACTCCGCCATGGCCGATGCGCTCCAGGGCCTAGATTCG GTCGACGGGATCGATGAGATCGGCACGACTCTCTGTCTCCCGACTCCAGGAAGGTCGGCGATGAAGTCGGCGGCGAAGATGGTGGCcgtcgaggagcagcagcaCGGTAGCCCGCTCCCCCGCGGCCGCCGCGTGTCAGTGAAATCACCCGAGGCCATCCGGATGGAGGTTGAAGGAGGAGAGGACGAGGTGAAGGAGATCGTGAAAACTCCCGGCGTCGCTCTGCGCAGCACACGCCGCGGCACTCGGGCAACGCCCGCACCGCTTCCTACTCCGGTGGCGGCGTGCAGTACGCGCGCAACAGCGAGGAGGACCGCCGCTCGTAAGACGGGCGAGGTGGTGCCGACCCCAGCCACCCGGAGGAGCCAGAGGACGGCGTCTCGCAAGGCCGCGGAGGCAGTGGAGGCGGACCGACCCGCCGATGATGTACCCGAGGAAAAGATATCGAAGATGACGATAGCTTTGGATCAGGAAGCAGAGGTCGTGGCGGCCGCATCAAAGGAGGAGAAGGTGCATAACGACGAACCGAAAG TGTCTGCAGCTGTTTTGGTTAAGAGCTGCAATGATCCTAAGGTGGAGGAAGTGGTGGTTGTCATGGAGGAACAGTCCGCAAAGCCCCACGAAG GAATTGTGAAAGAGCTGGAACCTATCAGTGTTGAGACATCTGCTCTTTTGACAGTCATGGATGATTCACCAATCTTAGGTGTTGTTGAGAAGGAACAGGGTGCCTCGGTTGAAGATTGTGAGGACTTGGCTGAATCACCTGCAAGGGAGATCATTCCTGTTACTGAAGATAAGGACTTGGCTGAATCACCTGCAAGGGAGATGACTGATGAGATCATTCCTGTTACTGAAGATAAGGAAGTGGCCATCAGTGAGGAGGTTGTTACTGAAGATAATGGAGTGGCCATCAGTGTGGAGGCTACTGAATATAAGGAAGTGGCCATCATAGAGGAAGTGGCAATCAATGAGGAGGCCGTCAAGGAAGATGGTTTTGCTAACACTGTTGAGACTGATTCTACCCCAGAGGAGATTCTGACTGCTGCGGGAGAAGATGAGACCATTGAGGAAGGTGAAGAAGATAAGACCATTGAGGAAGGTGAAGTCATACTTACTGAAGGCAAAGAAAGTGCTGCTGAAGAGATGTTACAGGCTGGTGAGACCAGTGAAGAAGATGAGGAAGAATACCTCACTGAATTGAAACAAGGGGCTGCTGATGAGGTGCTGCAGGCTGAGCTGGCAGACAGTGAAACAAGtgaagaagatgaagatgacCTGAGTGAAGAGAGAGAAGGAGCTGCTGCTAAGATGCTGCAGGGTGAAATGACAGAAGATGAGATCAGTGAAGAAGATGGTCTCGATGAGGATGAGGAATGGTCTTCAGATGATGATGAGAACACTGAGGAAATTGGCTCTACTGACGAGAGCGATGAAGATACTGATGAGAGCAGTGAAGTCCAAATGTTGCAGGGAACTGGGATAACTGAAGAGGCCAACGAAGATGCCTCTACTGAAGATGATGATTTCAGTGGTGACCTACCACCAGAATTTGACAATATCATGATATTCAGTGATGCTGAAACTGAGAGTGACATTGCTCCTCCAGTGCTCGAGGAAAACCAGGCTGCTGTTGCATCTGCAACCAAAACTGCAAAGTCTCTGGATGATTCTGCCATGAGTTCAGAGCAGGAGGGTCCTGAGGTTGACAACATTGTGAAGTCCCTGGATGAGTTCACCTTCAAGGAGGGAGAATCAGAGGAGATGCAGAAGGAGCAGCCGCAGGATTATAACAGCATGAGCCTAAGGAAGCTTAAAAGCACGTACAAGAAATGTCTTATTGCTCAAAAG CAGGAAGGAAAGCAGGAGGAGGTCACCGAAGGGAAGAGGCTTCCTCTCGAGGAGGTGGATGAGAACGCCTGCATCAACCACTGA
- the LOC110434311 gene encoding glutamic acid-rich protein-like isoform X1 — protein MEAATAMDFHSLSRRELQALCKRNGVRANMTNSAMADALQGLDSVDGIDEIGTTLCLPTPGRSAMKSAAKMVAVEEQQHGSPLPRGRRVSVKSPEAIRMEVEGGEDEVKEIVKTPGVALRSTRRGTRATPAPLPTPVAACSTRATARRTAARKTGEVVPTPATRRSQRTASRKAAEAVEADRPADDVPEEKISKMTIALDQEAEVVAAASKEEKVHNDEPKADSCDETTVSAAVLVKSCNDPKVEEVVVVMEEQSAKPHEGIVKELEPISVETSALLTVMDDSPILGVVEKEQGASVEDCEDLAESPAREIIPVTEDKDLAESPAREMTDEIIPVTEDKEVAISEEVVTEDNGVAISVEATEYKEVAIIEEVAINEEAVKEDGFANTVETDSTPEEILTAAGEDETIEEGEEDKTIEEGEVILTEGKESAAEEMLQAGETSEEDEEEYLTELKQGAADEVLQAELADSETSEEDEDDLSEEREGAAAKMLQGEMTEDEISEEDGLDEDEEWSSDDDENTEEIGSTDESDEDTDESSEVQMLQGTGITEEANEDASTEDDDFSGDLPPEFDNIMIFSDAETESDIAPPVLEENQAAVASATKTAKSLDDSAMSSEQEGPEVDNIVKSLDEFTFKEGESEEMQKEQPQDYNSMSLRKLKSTYKKCLIAQKEGKQEEVTEGKRLPLEEVDENACINH, from the exons ATGGAGGCGGCGACGGCCATGGATTTCCACTCGCTCTCGCGCCGTGAGCTCCAGGCGCTGTGCAAGCGCAACGGCGTCCGCGCCAACATGACCAACTCCGCCATGGCCGATGCGCTCCAGGGCCTAGATTCG GTCGACGGGATCGATGAGATCGGCACGACTCTCTGTCTCCCGACTCCAGGAAGGTCGGCGATGAAGTCGGCGGCGAAGATGGTGGCcgtcgaggagcagcagcaCGGTAGCCCGCTCCCCCGCGGCCGCCGCGTGTCAGTGAAATCACCCGAGGCCATCCGGATGGAGGTTGAAGGAGGAGAGGACGAGGTGAAGGAGATCGTGAAAACTCCCGGCGTCGCTCTGCGCAGCACACGCCGCGGCACTCGGGCAACGCCCGCACCGCTTCCTACTCCGGTGGCGGCGTGCAGTACGCGCGCAACAGCGAGGAGGACCGCCGCTCGTAAGACGGGCGAGGTGGTGCCGACCCCAGCCACCCGGAGGAGCCAGAGGACGGCGTCTCGCAAGGCCGCGGAGGCAGTGGAGGCGGACCGACCCGCCGATGATGTACCCGAGGAAAAGATATCGAAGATGACGATAGCTTTGGATCAGGAAGCAGAGGTCGTGGCGGCCGCATCAAAGGAGGAGAAGGTGCATAACGACGAACCGAAAG CTGATTCCTGTGATGAAACTACAGTGTCTGCAGCTGTTTTGGTTAAGAGCTGCAATGATCCTAAGGTGGAGGAAGTGGTGGTTGTCATGGAGGAACAGTCCGCAAAGCCCCACGAAG GAATTGTGAAAGAGCTGGAACCTATCAGTGTTGAGACATCTGCTCTTTTGACAGTCATGGATGATTCACCAATCTTAGGTGTTGTTGAGAAGGAACAGGGTGCCTCGGTTGAAGATTGTGAGGACTTGGCTGAATCACCTGCAAGGGAGATCATTCCTGTTACTGAAGATAAGGACTTGGCTGAATCACCTGCAAGGGAGATGACTGATGAGATCATTCCTGTTACTGAAGATAAGGAAGTGGCCATCAGTGAGGAGGTTGTTACTGAAGATAATGGAGTGGCCATCAGTGTGGAGGCTACTGAATATAAGGAAGTGGCCATCATAGAGGAAGTGGCAATCAATGAGGAGGCCGTCAAGGAAGATGGTTTTGCTAACACTGTTGAGACTGATTCTACCCCAGAGGAGATTCTGACTGCTGCGGGAGAAGATGAGACCATTGAGGAAGGTGAAGAAGATAAGACCATTGAGGAAGGTGAAGTCATACTTACTGAAGGCAAAGAAAGTGCTGCTGAAGAGATGTTACAGGCTGGTGAGACCAGTGAAGAAGATGAGGAAGAATACCTCACTGAATTGAAACAAGGGGCTGCTGATGAGGTGCTGCAGGCTGAGCTGGCAGACAGTGAAACAAGtgaagaagatgaagatgacCTGAGTGAAGAGAGAGAAGGAGCTGCTGCTAAGATGCTGCAGGGTGAAATGACAGAAGATGAGATCAGTGAAGAAGATGGTCTCGATGAGGATGAGGAATGGTCTTCAGATGATGATGAGAACACTGAGGAAATTGGCTCTACTGACGAGAGCGATGAAGATACTGATGAGAGCAGTGAAGTCCAAATGTTGCAGGGAACTGGGATAACTGAAGAGGCCAACGAAGATGCCTCTACTGAAGATGATGATTTCAGTGGTGACCTACCACCAGAATTTGACAATATCATGATATTCAGTGATGCTGAAACTGAGAGTGACATTGCTCCTCCAGTGCTCGAGGAAAACCAGGCTGCTGTTGCATCTGCAACCAAAACTGCAAAGTCTCTGGATGATTCTGCCATGAGTTCAGAGCAGGAGGGTCCTGAGGTTGACAACATTGTGAAGTCCCTGGATGAGTTCACCTTCAAGGAGGGAGAATCAGAGGAGATGCAGAAGGAGCAGCCGCAGGATTATAACAGCATGAGCCTAAGGAAGCTTAAAAGCACGTACAAGAAATGTCTTATTGCTCAAAAG GAAGGAAAGCAGGAGGAGGTCACCGAAGGGAAGAGGCTTCCTCTCGAGGAGGTGGATGAGAACGCCTGCATCAACCACTGA